The DNA segment GCATCAAACAGGTTTGGCGCGTCGCCGACAGCGAAGCACGTTTGCTGGGTGACTACGTCGAAATGGCGGAACACGAGCCGCGGTTGAACGCGCCGCTGGAAGTTTTCGATCGCCGAACCTTGAAGCCCGGCGATACATGGTCGACGACGAGCGCTCGACCGTTGCTCGAACTCGTTTTTCGGGACGGGGAAGCCCTCGAAACCGCGCCGCCGTTGGCAGATATCCGCGCCCGAGCCAAGGAAGAAATCGCCGGTTTACCTCTAGAAGTCCAGGAGTCGCACCCGACCTCCGCCTATCAAGTGGCACTTGGCAAACACCTGGTCGCGTTGCTTCACAGCACAAGAAAGGGCTAAACGCCGCCGCCTCCCTATTTGCATCCTTGTTTGCCGTGTCTATTTTTTATTCAACAAAAAGATGCGAGGGGGAGTCATGAGTCTCAAAGGTAAGACGGTCTACGTTTTCGCGGAAGACCTGTATGAGGAAATGGAACTTTGGGTTCCCGTTTATCGCCTGCGGGAAGCCGGGGCGGAAGTGTTCATCATCGGCACGGGATCGGCCCGCGAATACAAAGGGAAAAAGGGCTCGTATCCGGTGACGGTGGACGGAGCCGCGGCGGATTTCTCTGGTAGCCACTGTGACGCGCTGATCATTCCCGGCGGTTACGCGCCCGATAAGCTGCGGCGGTACAAGGATATCATTCGCATCACGCGTGAAGCGTTCGACAACGGCGTTCCGGTCGCGTCGATTTGCCACGGTCCCTGGGTTCTGTGCTCGGCCGACGTAGTGCGGGGCAAAAGAGTCACTGCTTCACCCGCCATTCGCGTGGACTTGGAGAACGCCGGCGCAATCTTCTTGGACGAGGAAGTCGTAGTAGACGGTAACCTCATCACAAGCCGCCACCCCGATGACCTGCCGGCATTCAACAAGGCGATTATTGCCGCCATGCGTCATTAGGGTCACGATCCTGGTATCTTTTACCAAATAGGCACCTTTCGAGCGCTCGTCACCATCCCTCATTGTTTATTTCATATCCGGTGTCCACTCGGCAAGAATGCGGTACTCTTGCTCCCTCGTATTGTCGGAAGCCACCGCATGTCATTCGCTGTTGAGATCCGCCGAACATATGGCCCGAAACGGCCGGTCCACTATTGCGACAGGAGCCAGACAGCGATTGTGAATCGAATCACAGATCAAAGAAAACCGATAGATACCATTGTTAATCGTCGCCGATTTCCCGCTCCTTTCTAGTTGGAAAACAGGAGAAAAAGATTTTTCCGGGTCTTGTGTAGACCTAGAACTTTTTCTAGTATATACGTCACTATTCGGCTTGGATGGCCGGGGATCGGAAAAATACTACGGGTCCCACAAGGTGAAGAGTGCATCCGCGAAGGGCGGCAATATCCCCGAATCGGGCCGAGATGTTTTGCTGGTTGGCTGTGTCCGAATGTGAACATTGTCGGCAAGGCACGGAATCTGGGAATGCCGTCCCGTAAGTATATGTGGGGCATCATTCAGAACGTCGAGAGTTCGGAGGGCAGTGGAGTATCGACGTGAGGGCGGGATGAAGCAGACAATACTTGTACTGAGCGCGGAGAATAGTGCAGGCCGGAAAATCGGGAAGCTCCTCGCGAGTGACGGTTACGCCGTTAAGTATTGTCACGATGCCCGACAGGCGCTGGGCATTGCACTGCACCTTCAACCAGATTTGGTCGTTTGCGAGCGTGATCTGCCCGTGATCAACGGTCGTGAATTGGCCCGCCTGTTCAAGAGTCACGAGGTTCTCTGCAACATTCCGTTTCTGATGGTCACTCGCAAAATGCCTCCCGTGGAAGAAATGGAGCGGGCCGGTATGCGGATTATGGCCGACGACTTCATCGAGTTGCCTGCCGAACGAGCCGGTCTGTTGAAGAAGATCGAACGCTGGTTGACGGAACGCAATAAGCCGCAAACCATCAATCAGAAGATGGCCGGTCCCCTCGTCAATGCGTCCCAAGCGAAGAGCGGGCGCCCCTGGAATAAGGGCAAGGTGTCGCCGTCCTCCCTGTCCCGCTTGTTTTTGCACCTGATTCATTTCGGGGAATCGGGAACGCTGCGCTTCAAGGGCGACCGACGCCAGCTAAAAATACTGATTCAATCCGGATCGGTAGTGGAACTGAAATCGAACTACATTCGCGACAATACGTTGGGTCGCTTTCTCATTCAGGTCGATAAAATCACACCGCGCGAAAACGACGCTTCCATACGCCTTTCGGAGGAAAAGGGGATTCCGCAGGGACAAGCGCTGGTGATGATGAACATTCTCAATCAAAATGAACTCGACTATTACCTGGCCCAGCAGAAGATCCTGAAAGTCCTACAAGTTTTTACCGCGATGTGGCGTGGCGCCGCTTTTCATTTCGCCGCCGAGCGCCTTAGTTCCCGACGATACGACCTCGACCCCGTCCCGTTAGTTGATATTCTCAAAAGAGGCATCCTCGAATTCGCGGAGGCTGAAACCCTGCAGCGAGCCTTCGCGCGAAACCGCAAAGAAAGCTGCGTTATGGAGTTGGGGCAAGGGCACACCGAGATCATGAAAGAGTTGCGGCTGGATCCAGACCTCTATCACATTGCCGATACCCTAAACAACATGAGCCTCCACCGTTTGAAAGAAACCAGTTCGGACCGTTTCGAAACATACATGCGTGTCGCGTTTTTACCCATCATGGCCAAAGGATTGGTTTTCGGCGACATGTTCGATCCCGAGGAGGAAGCGGCCGATGACCTCCTCGTGCGCGAATTCGAACTGATCGGCGAACCCGACGATAACGTCGACCCGCAACTTCTCGACTGGAACCTTGAAGAATACAGCACGAACCTAACCGAAGGCCGCACGTTCTTTAATCGCGGAGATTTTCGCGGCGCACACCACTTTCTCGAAAAAGCCCTCGATCTCAATCCCGTCAGCAGCGAAGCGGTAGCACTGATGGCTTGGTGCATTTACGAACTATCCGGTAAGCAGGACATCACGATTATCTATGAAGCCAAGGAGATGTTGAAAAAGGCGATTAGTCTTGACGACACCAACGACGAGGCGTATTTGCTGCTCGGCCGAATTTTCAAGGCAGAGGGCAAAGACAGTTTGGCCGGTACCTATTTTCGGCGCGCCAACGAGATAAATCCTGCCAACGAAGATGCGCGACGAGAAGTGAAGCTGCTCCAGATCAAGAAACGGCGATCCCGCGACCTGGGATTCCGTGGCTGATCCGTATCGCGGCTTCAATTCAACGAGGATTGTCATGAAAGATTTGTCAATTTTGATTATTGAAGACGACGAGGTGGCGGCCGAAATTCTGCAGAATTTCGTGCAAAACAAATTTCCGGATGCCCGCGTGGAATGGTGCTGGAACGGCTACGAGGCGTTGGTTCGGGTCGCCGATTTCGGACCCGACCTGATTTTCCTTGATTACATGATGCCGAAAATCGACGGCACCTTGTTTCTCCGAGACCTGAAATGCTTAGAAAGCAAAGGAGCGTGCAAAGTCGCCATCGTATCGGCGTACGTAGATGAAGATCGGCGACGCGAGTTCCTAGACGTCGGCGCGGATTACGTCGTGGATAAACCCATTCAAATCGAAGAAATTCACGCGATTTTGGACGAGGTGGTAAAGCAGCGCGCCTAGTCGGCCTCGCGCGCGGACAACGCGTGGCAAGTGAACGTGAACGTGCACCCCTGTCCCGGTTTGCTGATCACCTTAATTTGACCGCCCAACATGCGCACAAGTTCGCGCGATATCGTCAGGCCCAAACCGGCGCCGCGAAATTCGCGAGTCGATGAGTCATCCGCCTGATAAAACGAATCGAAGACTCTAGTCAGCTTGTCCGGCTCAATCCCGATTCCCGTATCGACCACCCGGAAGATCAATTCCCAACCGCCCTTTTCATGCGGTTTGCCTTCCAAATGTACTTCCACCGATCCCTCGCGAGTAAATTTCAATGCGTTGTCCACGAGGTTACCCAGAACCTGGCCGATCTTCACCGGATCCGACGCCACGACCCCGGGGACCGAGTCCTCACAGTAACTGCGAAACTTCAAGCCCTTAGCGCCGGCCTGCAGCGAATACCGTTCCGTCTGTTGCTCTAGCCATTCCCTGACGTGAAAAGGCGTATGCTTCGGTTCCAGGCGGCCCGACTCGATCTTCGAAAGGTCGAGAATCGCCGTTAGCAGTTCGAGCATCGACTGCCCACCTCGTTTGATGATTTTCAGATAGCCTTCGCGCTCCTCGGCGGAGATATCCGGTTGAATCAACAAGACCGAAGCTAAACCGATAATATGATTGAGCGGCGTTCGAATTTCGTGACTCATATTGGCCAGGAACCGTGTCTTCAGCAGTTCCGCTTCCTGCGCCTTGCGCAGAGCCTCGAGCAATTCCTCTTCCTGCCTTTTCAAATCGTGAATGTCCCGCGCGTAGACGCTCAAGCGCCGCACCACGCCGCTTTCGTCGATCACCGGCTGAACGTTAACCAAATACCAACGTCCATAAATGCGGTGTTGATTCCGATAGGGCTTCCCATCCGCCAGCACTTGGCGACGGATTTCTTTTGCCTGCTCATGCCATCGCTCCGGAAGCGCCTGCAGCGAGTCTGTGCGGATCAAATCGTCGGCACTGCATTGCAGGATCTTCGCGGTGATCTCGTTGACGGCCAAAATGGTACCGTCCCGGTCGGTCAATACCGCCAGGGCGTCGGTAGCGTTGAGCAGCGATAGCGCCGTTTCTTCGCTTTCGCGCAACGCGGCGTTCGCGCGCTTGTGAGTCAGGGCGTTGGTAAACGCGACGCCCGCGATTCGTAGCAGCGCGATGGCTTCTTCGTCCCAATCCCGCCGGGCCTTTGTGTCGTCGAATCCGAAAAACCCGGTCACTTTGTCGCCGTAGGTAAGCGGGACGATGGCCATGGACTTGACCTGCTGTACCCGGAACAGTTCTTTCTCCGCGTCGGCTTCCGGCGGCAACTCTTCGATGTCCCGGCAAAGGAAGATGCCTTCTCCGGAAAAACTCTCGGTCCACCAAGGGAATTCCTCGCGAATGGGGACGTTTTGCTGGTCTATCTTCACGCGCTGCAAAACATCCCGCGCCCATTCGTGAGTGTTGTCCGCGACGTGACCCCCGGCGCGATACTGGTAGATATAGCCCCGATCAGCCCCCACAAATGTTCCGATTTCTTCCAGCGCCTCTTCAATAGCGCGATCGGTTTCTTCCGGATCCAGGGCGATGAATCGAGTCGTGATCTGGGTAATCAGTTTGAGCAATCGCATGCGGTAGTTCAGCGCCTCGGCGGCGTGTCGATGCGCGGTTACGTCGCGTCCTACCGAAAGCAAGGCCGGGCGGTTTTCGAATTGGAACGGTATGGAAGCGGTTTCCAAGTAAACGTCCGAGCCATCCAGGCGTCGGCAAAGATACGTGTAGACGTCGGTTTCTGTTTCTTCGTCGATCAGTTTTTTCGTTCGCTTTTTGACGGCCTCCAGATAGGACGGATGTACGAAGCGTTCGTTATCCACGCCGGTCAATTCGTCCGGAGATTCCGCCCCGAGAATTCGCGCGCCGCCTTCGTTGATGAACTTGAACTGCCCATCCTGAACCACGCAAATCAACTCGGGAACCAGGGTCACCAAGCGGCGATACCGGCCCTCGCTTTCCACGAGCTGTCGCGCTGCTTCGTGCCGGTCGGTCACATCGCGCGAGACGCCGACTACCATCGTCGGGCGGTCCGTGGTTCCTTCGGCTACAAGGCGCCCGTTAACCTCTAGCCACACCTTGGTTCTGTCTTTGCGATAATGCTGCAATTCAAACGCCAAGGTGTCCCTCTCGGGCCATTGAGCAATTAATTCTTCGAACTGATTCGCCACCCAATCGGCGTGATCGCGCGGCAGGATATGCAACAGCGTGATGTGCTCATCCGTTTCCGGTGAGTAACCCAGGATACTTTCGGCCGCGTTGGAGAAGAAGCTGAAGCACTGCTCGGCAAGGTCGTAGCTCCAGATGATATCGGTCGTGCTTTCGGTCACCTGCCGATAGCGCCCCTCGCTACGTTCCAACGCTCTTTTCGCCGCCAAGGTTTCGGTGACATCGCGCAGTGTCACCAACGTCGCGGGTTTCCCTTTGTAGGGGATGATTGAGCCGTCAATTTCCACATCCACGACCGTGCCGTCCCGATGCAACACGCGAATCGGTATGACTCCCAATTCCCTCGCGCCGCCGTGGTGACGCGAATACAAGTCGCGCAATTTGTCGACGTCGTCCATATCTATATGGTCCGCGAACGGCATGCCGAGCAACTCTAGGGCCGTCCACCCGACCATCGCACACAGTTGCGGATTCGCGTAGACAACTATCTCATCCTGAATGATGCAGATACCGTCGCTCGCTACCTCCACGAGATTGCGGTACATCTCGGCGCTCTCCGAACCCATAGCCGCGTCGGGCCGGTAGGGAGTCTGCACGAAAATACGCCACAACAGGTTTTCCTCGCCGTCGATGAAAGCGCCGAGCTTTTCGACGCGAATGTCGGCGGCGCGGCGTCCCGCAAAGTCGAGCCATTGCCGGCCGCTCACGAATTGGTCGGCTTTCTGCAAACTACAATCCATCTGTTTGAACAGCGACTGCAGAGGTTGGAATTGTGGCAAGCGATTCAGTTTTGTTTGAAGCAAATCCGACGCGTCGGTCTCCAAGAGAAACACGGCGGCCTCGTTCGCGTACAAAACGATCCATTGGCTGTCGGTAATGAGCACGGGCGTCGGGTCGGCGTCAAAAATTCGAAACAAGCGGCGAGTTTCGCCCAATTGCGCGTTGTTCATGGATCCACCGATAAAATCGTTTTCTCTATTGCGTAACGATGATTATACCGTTTTCCGCATCACCCGGTTTTATCCAAAGTTCTTGATCGTCCGACAGGTATGTCCAACCAGTTTCGGCGTCGCCGAGCGCCGCGAGATCCGCGGCCTGAAGCAGCTCGCCGGTCGGGTCGACCTGCACGGCGTTGGGCGCCGCCACCCCAATCAAGCGAAACGCATAGCGCCGTTGCGTAGCCGACAGGCGCACCGTAGTTCCCGTCTCGCCCGCCTGATATTCCACGCGAGCGCCCTCGCCGCCCTCTTCATAGATGTTGAAACCGTCGCCTTGGTCCACGTAGATCGAAACCGTTAGCGGCGGCAAGTCGTCGGTTGCGCCGTCGAACACGCCGCCCTCACGAAGGTCGAAGGGAATGATCGCCCCCTGGCGCACGAAGATCGGAAAGCGCTCGAGGGGGAACGTCAATCGCTCCTCACGCGGCCCCACATACTGCTCACCGGTGAAGAAATCGATCCACGTGCCCTCCGGGAACAGCACGTCTTTCGCGTTGCCCGCATTATGAATCGGCGCGACGAGCAGGTTATCGCCAAGCATGTGGTGCCAGTTGAATTTGTGAAGCGGCCGGTAGAGCGAGAGGCCGTCGTCATAGTATTCGGCACCCTGGCTGTACAGGTAGGGAATCAGCGCATGGTGTAGCTTGGCAAAGTCGCGATAGATATCAAGCACGTCCGCACTGTACATCCACGGTCGATGTTCGCCGGAACCGCCGTTTTCCATCACCGGACTCATCGCGCCGAATTGCGCCCATCGCACGAAAAGCTCTTCATCGCGCATGTCATCGTCGCTGCGGTAAGCGCCAATGTCGCTGCCGAAGTTGACGTAGCCGCGCTTGCCCGAAAAATACATGTTTGTCATCGCCGCGCTCAGGCCGAACCAAGTCGGATCCTGGTCACCCACCCACCCGGCGAAATTGACGTCGCGAGGCGTGAAGCTCGGTCCCCAAAAGGGAATGCCGTAGGAATCGACCGGCCGCGCCGTGATGAGGCGGTCATCGCCGAGAATCGCCCGCGTGTATTCGAAAAAGTCCCGGTAATATTTGAATTGGTATTCCTGCGGCGACTTCGGGCCGTCGGCGGTTTGCACGACCATCCAGAGGTAGGTCATGAACTCGGATCCGTCGCACTTCCACCCGTCAATATCGATGTCGAGGATTTGGTCGACCAGGCCGTGCCACCACGTCATCGCGTCTTCGTTCCAGAAGTCGATGAGGCTGCCGTCGCCCTTCCACCATTCGTACACCCGGCCGTCATTGATGTAGTAATCGTTGTCGAGCCCGTGTTGGTACAAGGGAGAGTCGACATTCATGTTCGCGGTGATCCACACCATTACCCGGGCACCCAGCGCGTGGATGTCCTGCACCATTTGCTCGGCGTTCGGGTAATCGTCGAGGTTCCAGTCGAAGGTGTTGTAACCGGTCGCCCAAGGGCTGTCGATGATAATTGCGCCGACCGGGATGTCGTGCGCCACGTAGTCCGCCACGAGCGCGGTAGCCGATTCCTGGGTGGATTCATCTTCCCAAACCCAGTGGCGCAGCGCCCATTCCGGCC comes from the Candidatus Lernaella stagnicola genome and includes:
- a CDS encoding response regulator; the encoded protein is MKDLSILIIEDDEVAAEILQNFVQNKFPDARVEWCWNGYEALVRVADFGPDLIFLDYMMPKIDGTLFLRDLKCLESKGACKVAIVSAYVDEDRRREFLDVGADYVVDKPIQIEEIHAILDEVVKQRA
- a CDS encoding PAS domain S-box protein, whose protein sequence is MNNAQLGETRRLFRIFDADPTPVLITDSQWIVLYANEAAVFLLETDASDLLQTKLNRLPQFQPLQSLFKQMDCSLQKADQFVSGRQWLDFAGRRAADIRVEKLGAFIDGEENLLWRIFVQTPYRPDAAMGSESAEMYRNLVEVASDGICIIQDEIVVYANPQLCAMVGWTALELLGMPFADHIDMDDVDKLRDLYSRHHGGARELGVIPIRVLHRDGTVVDVEIDGSIIPYKGKPATLVTLRDVTETLAAKRALERSEGRYRQVTESTTDIIWSYDLAEQCFSFFSNAAESILGYSPETDEHITLLHILPRDHADWVANQFEELIAQWPERDTLAFELQHYRKDRTKVWLEVNGRLVAEGTTDRPTMVVGVSRDVTDRHEAARQLVESEGRYRRLVTLVPELICVVQDGQFKFINEGGARILGAESPDELTGVDNERFVHPSYLEAVKKRTKKLIDEETETDVYTYLCRRLDGSDVYLETASIPFQFENRPALLSVGRDVTAHRHAAEALNYRMRLLKLITQITTRFIALDPEETDRAIEEALEEIGTFVGADRGYIYQYRAGGHVADNTHEWARDVLQRVKIDQQNVPIREEFPWWTESFSGEGIFLCRDIEELPPEADAEKELFRVQQVKSMAIVPLTYGDKVTGFFGFDDTKARRDWDEEAIALLRIAGVAFTNALTHKRANAALRESEETALSLLNATDALAVLTDRDGTILAVNEITAKILQCSADDLIRTDSLQALPERWHEQAKEIRRQVLADGKPYRNQHRIYGRWYLVNVQPVIDESGVVRRLSVYARDIHDLKRQEEELLEALRKAQEAELLKTRFLANMSHEIRTPLNHIIGLASVLLIQPDISAEEREGYLKIIKRGGQSMLELLTAILDLSKIESGRLEPKHTPFHVREWLEQQTERYSLQAGAKGLKFRSYCEDSVPGVVASDPVKIGQVLGNLVDNALKFTREGSVEVHLEGKPHEKGGWELIFRVVDTGIGIEPDKLTRVFDSFYQADDSSTREFRGAGLGLTISRELVRMLGGQIKVISKPGQGCTFTFTCHALSAREAD
- a CDS encoding response regulator codes for the protein MKQTILVLSAENSAGRKIGKLLASDGYAVKYCHDARQALGIALHLQPDLVVCERDLPVINGRELARLFKSHEVLCNIPFLMVTRKMPPVEEMERAGMRIMADDFIELPAERAGLLKKIERWLTERNKPQTINQKMAGPLVNASQAKSGRPWNKGKVSPSSLSRLFLHLIHFGESGTLRFKGDRRQLKILIQSGSVVELKSNYIRDNTLGRFLIQVDKITPRENDASIRLSEEKGIPQGQALVMMNILNQNELDYYLAQQKILKVLQVFTAMWRGAAFHFAAERLSSRRYDLDPVPLVDILKRGILEFAEAETLQRAFARNRKESCVMELGQGHTEIMKELRLDPDLYHIADTLNNMSLHRLKETSSDRFETYMRVAFLPIMAKGLVFGDMFDPEEEAADDLLVREFELIGEPDDNVDPQLLDWNLEEYSTNLTEGRTFFNRGDFRGAHHFLEKALDLNPVSSEAVALMAWCIYELSGKQDITIIYEAKEMLKKAISLDDTNDEAYLLLGRIFKAEGKDSLAGTYFRRANEINPANEDARREVKLLQIKKRRSRDLGFRG
- a CDS encoding type 1 glutamine amidotransferase domain-containing protein; its protein translation is MSLKGKTVYVFAEDLYEEMELWVPVYRLREAGAEVFIIGTGSAREYKGKKGSYPVTVDGAAADFSGSHCDALIIPGGYAPDKLRRYKDIIRITREAFDNGVPVASICHGPWVLCSADVVRGKRVTASPAIRVDLENAGAIFLDEEVVVDGNLITSRHPDDLPAFNKAIIAAMRH
- a CDS encoding glycoside hydrolase family 31 protein produces the protein MLHNKLWVWIAILALVSVSVALLGCGDDDDDNNDDNDSGDDDNDSADDDNDNDDDDDTGDDDTGGDDDTGDFVVPPVTNPAPPWPEWALRHWVWEDESTQESATALVADYVAHDIPVGAIIIDSPWATGYNTFDWNLDDYPNAEQMVQDIHALGARVMVWITANMNVDSPLYQHGLDNDYYINDGRVYEWWKGDGSLIDFWNEDAMTWWHGLVDQILDIDIDGWKCDGSEFMTYLWMVVQTADGPKSPQEYQFKYYRDFFEYTRAILGDDRLITARPVDSYGIPFWGPSFTPRDVNFAGWVGDQDPTWFGLSAAMTNMYFSGKRGYVNFGSDIGAYRSDDDMRDEELFVRWAQFGAMSPVMENGGSGEHRPWMYSADVLDIYRDFAKLHHALIPYLYSQGAEYYDDGLSLYRPLHKFNWHHMLGDNLLVAPIHNAGNAKDVLFPEGTWIDFFTGEQYVGPREERLTFPLERFPIFVRQGAIIPFDLREGGVFDGATDDLPPLTVSIYVDQGDGFNIYEEGGEGARVEYQAGETGTTVRLSATQRRYAFRLIGVAAPNAVQVDPTGELLQAADLAALGDAETGWTYLSDDQELWIKPGDAENGIIIVTQ